From the Pomacea canaliculata isolate SZHN2017 linkage group LG4, ASM307304v1, whole genome shotgun sequence genome, one window contains:
- the LOC112561028 gene encoding uncharacterized protein LOC112561028 isoform X1: MDSLDQILQDVEEDLFVDFENDVCGKIPHDKNIKDKNLCLECSSWKDVLNCLRPVSRNTARKKVWTKFHMAMKDQDNLRSLNEMVTSAVSPWLCFEALNIMISTVFDKFFKTEIKYTEKGNQSLNDIEKNITHYIGGAVLQKNQEKNLQI; the protein is encoded by the exons ATGGACAGTCTTGACCAGATTTTGCAG GATGTGGAAGAAGATCTATTCGTTGATTTTGAGAATGATGTTTGTGGAAAGATACcacatgacaaaaatatcaaa GACAAGAACTTGTGTCTCGAATGCAGTTCCTGGAAAGATGTTTTGAACTGCCTAAGACCTGTTTCAAGAAACACAGCAAGGAAAAAAGTGTGGACAAAATTCCACATGGCAATGAAAGATCAAGACAACCTTCGGTCACTTAATGAGATGGTCACTTCAGCTGTCTCACCATGGCTCTGTTTTGAAGCTTTGAATATTATGATTAGTACtgtttttgacaaatttttcaagacagaaatcaaatacacagaaaaaggaaatcaaTCACTTAATGATATAGAAAAGAACATTACTCATTACATTGGAGGAgcagttttgcaaaaaaatcaagaaaaaaacttacagattTAA
- the LOC112561027 gene encoding solute carrier family 43 member 3-like isoform X2: MAEGVCHKKTAALLWTLLECVFFSGVVLGWSWLALVFQADGYFLGHCFDNATNITNAAVSGDSTAGPQGTTGRRCQQRPRGVRGSTAALLAHPSSTYEPTSTLLSHPTSTYEPMTALLTRPSQTFKPTAALLSSHHPTNEPTAALFSQPLLTQEPTSTPFSDMQVSGQTEVSGSSTKLDPLEATSATSSSASLRPFNGPENGGLPRPQHRSCPEQMERLRLLFAVSHVLRDLLMLPVGAFMDKYGTTRTRLLSVLIFALGTLMMTFTSAGFPWLVVPALTLTGVAGVAVLLTNLQIANLFGSTRHLVIAFYCGASLSSSVIAYLMQLSHSEGVNVQTSFMFLTIGLVPMLVSTVAFLPKTRVPWPLPVDYGKRRHQSLDENLLRKQRAWQRRLSEAGAVKLRRPSSRFWPTTRQRLFVGTVTWHAVHALHVAVMETRLVDLGHWSHSGYSDLQQFGWLQLLGVVLAPLPGLLLDKRGSRQPDIPLGTQQMQNVVPAILVTSLLAALELVSSIPAVVSSPLLSFFFHISHRVFHLTTSYAVLMHMHFPQEHLGKYVGLMLTWTAILGTTQFPIRVFLHQQQLTIVPPVHIALLVQSLLTMVHALNVWNCCRRRLIRDQPTHDNSQRSMLHA; encoded by the exons ATGGCTGAGGGTGTTTGTCACAAGAAGACGGCGGCCCTCCTGTGGACTTTACTAGAATGCGTGTTTTTTTCGGGGGTCGTGCTGGGTTGGTCATGGCTGGCCCTTGTCTTCCAAGCCGACGGCTACTTCCTCGGTCACTGCTTCGACAACGCCACCAACATCACCAATGCCGCCGTCTCCGGCGACAGCACCGCGGGGCCGCAGGGAACCACGGGAAGACGTTGCCAGCAGCGACCTCGAGGTGTCCGAGGGTCCACTGCCG CCCTCCTTGCACACCCTAGCTCCACCTACGAGCCTACTTCCACCCTCCTTTCGCACCCTACTTCCACGTACGAACCCATGACTGCCCTTCTTACACGTCCATCTCAAACCTTCAAACCCACTGCCGCCCTCCTTTCATCTCACCACCCCACCAACGAACCCACGGCTGCCCTTTTTTCGCAGCCCCTGCTCACTCAGGAACCAACATCCACCCCTTTTTCAGACATGCAGGTCTCCGGACAGACCGAGGTGTCCGGCAGTTCCACCAAACTCGACCCTTTGGAAGCAACATCTGCGACCTCATCCTCGGCATCGCTTCGGCCCTTCAACGGCCCTGAGAATGGGGGACTCCCGAGGCCGCAGCACAGGTCCTGTCCAGAACAGATGGAACGACTGCGTCTGCTGTTCGCCGTGTCGCACGTGTTGCGGGACCTGCTGATGCTGCCAGTCGGCGCCTTCATGGACAAGTACGGCACCACGCGAACTCGCCTCCTGTCCGT ACTCATCTTCGCTCTGGGGACACTGATGATGACTTTCACAAGCGCTG GTTTCCCATGGCTGGTGGTGCCAGCCCTCACACTCACTGGTGTAGCGGGTGTGGCCGTCCTGTTGACCAATCTACAGATCGCCAACCTCTTCGGCTCCACCCGCCATCTTGTCATCGCCTTCTACTGTGGCGCATCCCTTTCATCTAGTGTCATCGCCTATTTGATGCAG CTGTCGCACTCGGAGGGTGTGAACGTGCAGACGTCCTTCATGTTTCTGACCATTGGTCTGGTGCCCATGCTGGTGTCCACCGTGGCCTTCCTGCCCAAGACGCGCGTGCCATGGCCGCTGCCCGTGGACTACGGCAAGCGACGACATCAGTCCCTGGACGAGAACTTGCTGCGCAAACAGAGGGCCTGGCAGCGCCGCCTGTCGG AGGCCGGTGCGGTGAAGCTTCGGCGCCCATCCTCCCGCTTCTGGCCCACGACGAGGCAACGATTGTTTGTGGGTACGGTCACGTGGCACGCTGTCCACGCGCTGCACGTGGCCGTCATGGAAACGCGCCTGGTCGATCTGGGTCACTGGTCACATTCAGGGTATTCAG ATCTGCAGCAGTTCGGGTGGCTGCAGCTGCTGGGTGTGGTGCTGGCGCCGCTTCCGGGTCTGCTCCTGGACAAGAGAGGCTCCCGACAACCAG ACATACCACTGGGCACTCAGCAGATGCAGAACGTTGTGCCGGCCATCTTGGTGACGTCACTACTAGCTGCTCTGGAGCTGGTGTCATCCATTCCAGCAGTTGTGTCCAGCCCGCTGCTCTCCTTCTTCTTTCACATCTCTCACAGGGTGTTCCACCTCACCACCAGCTACGCAGTTCTTATGCACAT gcACTTTCCTCAAGAACACCTGGGCAAGTATGTGGGGCTGATGCTGACATGGACCGCAATTTTAGGAACGACTCAATTTCCAATCAGAGTTTTTCTGCACCAGCAGCAACTCACCATTGTCCCACCA GTTCACATCGCACTGCTCGTGCAGAGCCTGCTGACGATGGTGCACGCGCTCAACGTCTGGAACTGTTGTCGACGTCGTCTCATCCGTGATCAGCCTACCCACGACAACTCACAGCGCTCCATGCTGCATGCCTAG
- the LOC112561028 gene encoding uncharacterized protein LOC112561028 isoform X2, with protein MDSLDQILQDVEEDLFVDFENDVCGKIPHDKNIKVNIDLVDQVCEKLIADNCMPTEVHEACWSVDRQELVSRMQFLERCFELPKTCFKKHSKEKSVDKIPHGNERSRQPSVT; from the exons ATGGACAGTCTTGACCAGATTTTGCAG GATGTGGAAGAAGATCTATTCGTTGATTTTGAGAATGATGTTTGTGGAAAGATACcacatgacaaaaatatcaaa GTGAACATTGATTTGGTAGACCAAGTCTGTGAGAAACTGATTGCTGATAACTGTATGCCTACAGAGGTACATGAAGCTTGCTGGAGTGTTGACA GACAAGAACTTGTGTCTCGAATGCAGTTCCTGGAAAGATGTTTTGAACTGCCTAAGACCTGTTTCAAGAAACACAGCAAGGAAAAAAGTGTGGACAAAATTCCACATGGCAATGAAAGATCAAGACAACCTTCGGTCACTTAA
- the LOC112561027 gene encoding solute carrier family 43 member 3-like isoform X1 gives MAEGVCHKKTAALLWTLLECVFFSGVVLGWSWLALVFQADGYFLGHCFDNATNITNAAVSGDSTAGPQGTTGRRCQQRPRGVRGSTAAVLAHPSSTYEPTATLLAHPSSTYEPTSTLLSHPTSTYEPMTALLTRPSQTFKPTAALLSSHHPTNEPTAALFSQPLLTQEPTSTPFSDMQVSGQTEVSGSSTKLDPLEATSATSSSASLRPFNGPENGGLPRPQHRSCPEQMERLRLLFAVSHVLRDLLMLPVGAFMDKYGTTRTRLLSVLIFALGTLMMTFTSAGFPWLVVPALTLTGVAGVAVLLTNLQIANLFGSTRHLVIAFYCGASLSSSVIAYLMQLSHSEGVNVQTSFMFLTIGLVPMLVSTVAFLPKTRVPWPLPVDYGKRRHQSLDENLLRKQRAWQRRLSEAGAVKLRRPSSRFWPTTRQRLFVGTVTWHAVHALHVAVMETRLVDLGHWSHSGYSDLQQFGWLQLLGVVLAPLPGLLLDKRGSRQPDIPLGTQQMQNVVPAILVTSLLAALELVSSIPAVVSSPLLSFFFHISHRVFHLTTSYAVLMHMHFPQEHLGKYVGLMLTWTAILGTTQFPIRVFLHQQQLTIVPPVHIALLVQSLLTMVHALNVWNCCRRRLIRDQPTHDNSQRSMLHA, from the exons ATGGCTGAGGGTGTTTGTCACAAGAAGACGGCGGCCCTCCTGTGGACTTTACTAGAATGCGTGTTTTTTTCGGGGGTCGTGCTGGGTTGGTCATGGCTGGCCCTTGTCTTCCAAGCCGACGGCTACTTCCTCGGTCACTGCTTCGACAACGCCACCAACATCACCAATGCCGCCGTCTCCGGCGACAGCACCGCGGGGCCGCAGGGAACCACGGGAAGACGTTGCCAGCAGCGACCTCGAGGTGTCCGAGGGTCCACTGCCGCAGTCCTTGCACACCCTAGCTCCACCTACGAGCCCACTGCCACCCTCCTTGCACACCCTAGCTCCACCTACGAGCCTACTTCCACCCTCCTTTCGCACCCTACTTCCACGTACGAACCCATGACTGCCCTTCTTACACGTCCATCTCAAACCTTCAAACCCACTGCCGCCCTCCTTTCATCTCACCACCCCACCAACGAACCCACGGCTGCCCTTTTTTCGCAGCCCCTGCTCACTCAGGAACCAACATCCACCCCTTTTTCAGACATGCAGGTCTCCGGACAGACCGAGGTGTCCGGCAGTTCCACCAAACTCGACCCTTTGGAAGCAACATCTGCGACCTCATCCTCGGCATCGCTTCGGCCCTTCAACGGCCCTGAGAATGGGGGACTCCCGAGGCCGCAGCACAGGTCCTGTCCAGAACAGATGGAACGACTGCGTCTGCTGTTCGCCGTGTCGCACGTGTTGCGGGACCTGCTGATGCTGCCAGTCGGCGCCTTCATGGACAAGTACGGCACCACGCGAACTCGCCTCCTGTCCGT ACTCATCTTCGCTCTGGGGACACTGATGATGACTTTCACAAGCGCTG GTTTCCCATGGCTGGTGGTGCCAGCCCTCACACTCACTGGTGTAGCGGGTGTGGCCGTCCTGTTGACCAATCTACAGATCGCCAACCTCTTCGGCTCCACCCGCCATCTTGTCATCGCCTTCTACTGTGGCGCATCCCTTTCATCTAGTGTCATCGCCTATTTGATGCAG CTGTCGCACTCGGAGGGTGTGAACGTGCAGACGTCCTTCATGTTTCTGACCATTGGTCTGGTGCCCATGCTGGTGTCCACCGTGGCCTTCCTGCCCAAGACGCGCGTGCCATGGCCGCTGCCCGTGGACTACGGCAAGCGACGACATCAGTCCCTGGACGAGAACTTGCTGCGCAAACAGAGGGCCTGGCAGCGCCGCCTGTCGG AGGCCGGTGCGGTGAAGCTTCGGCGCCCATCCTCCCGCTTCTGGCCCACGACGAGGCAACGATTGTTTGTGGGTACGGTCACGTGGCACGCTGTCCACGCGCTGCACGTGGCCGTCATGGAAACGCGCCTGGTCGATCTGGGTCACTGGTCACATTCAGGGTATTCAG ATCTGCAGCAGTTCGGGTGGCTGCAGCTGCTGGGTGTGGTGCTGGCGCCGCTTCCGGGTCTGCTCCTGGACAAGAGAGGCTCCCGACAACCAG ACATACCACTGGGCACTCAGCAGATGCAGAACGTTGTGCCGGCCATCTTGGTGACGTCACTACTAGCTGCTCTGGAGCTGGTGTCATCCATTCCAGCAGTTGTGTCCAGCCCGCTGCTCTCCTTCTTCTTTCACATCTCTCACAGGGTGTTCCACCTCACCACCAGCTACGCAGTTCTTATGCACAT gcACTTTCCTCAAGAACACCTGGGCAAGTATGTGGGGCTGATGCTGACATGGACCGCAATTTTAGGAACGACTCAATTTCCAATCAGAGTTTTTCTGCACCAGCAGCAACTCACCATTGTCCCACCA GTTCACATCGCACTGCTCGTGCAGAGCCTGCTGACGATGGTGCACGCGCTCAACGTCTGGAACTGTTGTCGACGTCGTCTCATCCGTGATCAGCCTACCCACGACAACTCACAGCGCTCCATGCTGCATGCCTAG